The sequence ACCGCCGCCCCCGCCGTGACGTGCTCGATGAGCATGCGGGTGACCGTCGGGGACAGCGTCGCCTCGCCCGCCGCCACCCGGCGCACCGCCCGCACGATCTCGACCGGTGGGGTGTCCTTCAGCAGGAAACCGCCGGCCCCCGCCCGCAGCGCCCGCAGGACGTGCTCGTCGGCGTCGAAGGTGGTCAGCACGAGCACCTCGGGTGGCCGGGGTCGCGCCCGCAGCGTCTCGGTGGCGGCCAGCCCGTCCAGCCGCGGCATCCGGATGTCCATCAGCACCACGTCCGGCCGGCAGGCGGCCACGGCCCGGACGACCTCGCTGCCGTCGGCCGCCTCGCCGACCACCTTGAGGTCGGGCGTGCCGCCCAGGATCATCGACAGACCGGCCCGTACCAACGCGTCGTCGTCCACGATAAGGACCCGGACCGGACCGGCGCCGCTCGTCGCGGCGGGGCCGGTGACGTGGGCGGGGCCGGTCACGGCGCCGGCCATGGCAGCCAGGCGGCGAGCCGGAAGTCGCCCCGTTCGTCGCGGCCGTGCTCCAGCCGCCCGCCGACGAGGTTGACCCGCTCGGCGATGCCGACCAGGCCGGTACCGGTGCCGGGGATCGGCGCACCGGCGGTCTCGCCGACCGGCCAACGGTTGCGGATCTCCACGGTCAACCCGTCGCCGGGTCGCCCGTTCAGACCGACGGTGACGGCGGCGCCGCCGGCGTGCTTGCGGGCGTTGGTGAGCCCCTCCTGGACGATCCGGTAGACGCTGCGGCCGAGGGCGGCCGGCAGCCGGTCCGGCCCCGCGACCTGGTCCCGCAGGTCGACGCGGACCCCGGCGGTCCGGGACTCGGCGACCAGCGCGGGCAGGTCTTCGAGGGTGGGCTGGGGGCGTTCCGGGTCGTCCGTGAGCGACGCCTCGGCGCGCAGCACCCCGATCACCTCGCGGAGGGGCGCGGTAGCGGCGCCACTCGTCGGGGCGGATGCCCCGCCGCCGACCCGCGACCAGCCCCCACAGCCGCGCCAGCACGGATCTGATCCAGTCGGCGAAGAACTGCTGCACCACGCCGAGGAGCAGCGCCAACAGGAAGAGCCCGAGTGCCGCGTACTCCAGCCCGAACGGCAGGTCCGGCATTTGCGGCACGGTACGACTCCTCTACCCATTGAGATCAGACAGGAACACACGGTATGGGGACGGCCCGCAGCTGCGCACCGGACTCCGGTGCCGCGGCCGATGGACCTTCGGGCGGACTTCGAGCTGGACGACGCCGCGATGGAGCGGAGCACCCAGCTGGACCGGGGCGAGTCCGGCCGGCGGGGCTGGCACCCGGACACCTTCGACTACCTCCCGGCCTGAACGACCGGTGCTGGCCGGATGCGGGGTTGACCTCGAGTGCGCTCGAAGACGCAGGCTGGTGCCGCGTCCATCCGTTCGGGCGCACGAAAGGGGTTTCCATGCGGTACCGCACCATCGGCACCGACCCGCGCACCCGCCGCGAGGTCAGCGTGCTCAGCCTCGGCGCCATGCTCTTCGGCACCAGGACCGACGAGGCCACCTCCTACGCGATCCTGGACCGCTTCGTCGAGGCGGGTGGCACCTTCATCGACACGTCGGACAACTACGCGTTCTGGACGAACGGCGGGCAGGGCGGGGAGAGCGAGGAACTGCTCGGCCGGTGGCGGCGCAGCCGCGGCGTCGGTGACGAGATCGTCATCGCCACCAAGCTCGGCGCGCGGCCGCTGGCCCCCGGCACCAGCTACCTCGACAACCCGGAGGGGTTGTCGGCGAAGGTCATCCGGGAGTCCGCCGAGCGCAGCCGGGAGCGCCTCGGTGTCGCGCGGCTGGACCTGCTCTACGCCCACATCGAGGATCACCAGGTCCCGGTCTCCGAGACCGTGGAGGGCTTCGCCGAGCTGGTCGGCGAGGGCACGGTCGGGCTGCTCGGCGCGAGCAACCACCGCGCCTGGCGGCTGGAGCGGGCCCGTGCCCTGGCCGCCGCGGCCGGGCTGCCCGGATACGAGGTGCTCCAGTACCACCGCAGCTACCTGGCGTCCCGCCTGGACGGGCCCAGCGACCTGGACCAGGACGGCAACGTGGGCGCGGCCGGCGGCGACCTGACCAGCTACCTGCGGACCGAGCCCGGCCTGACCCTGGTGTCGTACGGGTCGCTGCTGCAGGGCGCCTACACCCGGTCGGACAAGCCGCTGGGCGCGGCGTACGACCTGCCGAGCGCGCCGGTCCGGCTGGCCGCGCTGCGGGAGGTGGCGGAGCAGACCGGGGCGACGGCCAACCAGGTGGTGCTGGCCTGGCTGATCGGTGGCGAGATCCCCACCGTCCCGCTGGTCGGGGCCTCGTCGGTGGCGCAGTTGGAGGAGAGCCTCGGCGCCGTCGACCTGGAGCTGACGCCCGAGCAGCGGCACCGGCTCGACACCGCCTGGTAACCGGGGGCCGACAACGGCCTCCGGGCCGCTGCCGGCCGGTGGTGTGCGGACCGGCACCGTGGGCGCGGGCAGCCGCCGCTAGATCCGATCTAGCGGCGGCTGTCCGCTGTCTCGCGCCTGTGGGGTGGGCGGGCCACCCATCGCCGGCCGCGCTCGTTGTAGCAGGCGGACGGCCGGGCGAGCGACGATTGTGTCGTACCGGTGGGGTGTTGTGGGACGGCGGGCCGCGGAAGTGACGCGCGGCCGGCTCGCGGACGTGGCGATCGGAAGGAAAGATCAAGATCATGAGTAGACGCACCGGCCTCGCAATCGAGGCCGAGGGCCTGACCCGGTCGTTCGGCGAGACCCGCGCGCTCGCCGGCATCGACCTCGAGGTGCCCGCCGGCGCGGTGTACGGGCTGCTCGGCCCGAACGGGGCCGGCAAGACCACGGCGGTACGCGTGCTGGCCACGCTGCTACGCCCGGACGGCGGGCGGGCGCGGGTGTTCGGCCACGACGTGGTCGCCGAGGCCGACGCGGTCCGCGCCCGGGTCAGCCTCACCGGCCAGTACGCCTCGGTGGACGAGGATCTGACCGGCACGGAGAACCTGATCCTGCTGGGCCGGTTGCTCGGGCTGCGCAAGCCGGCCGCCCAGCAGCGGGCGGAGCAGCTGCTGGCCGCGTTCGGGCTGACCGAGGCGGCCGGGCGGCAGGTCAAGAAGTATTCGGGCGGCATGCGGCGGCGCATCGACATTGCGGCGAGCATCCTCAACACGCCTGATCTGCTGTTCCTGGACGAGCCGACGACCGGGCTGGACCCGCGCAGCCGCAACCAGGTGTGGGAGATCATCCGGGCGGTGGTGGCGCACGGCACCACCGTGCTGCTGACCACGCAATATCTCGACGAGGCCGACAAGCTGGCCAGCCGGATCGCGGTGGTCGACCACGGCCGGGTGATCGCGGAGGGCACCCCGGGCGAGTTGAAGTCGTCGGTCGGTTCCGGCACCGTCCACCTGCGGCTGCGGGATCCGGGCCAGCGGCCCGAGGCCGAGGAGGTGCTACGGGCGGCGCTGGGCGTGCCGGTGCAGTTGGAGGCCGATCCGGTGGCGATGACCGCCCGGGTCGGCGGTGACGGCAGCGACCTGGACGCCGGCGCGCAGGCCGCCCGGGCGCTGGGCGAGCTGTCCCGCGCCGGGATAGTGGTGGACGACTTCTCCCTCGGCCAGCCGAGCCTGGACGAGGTCTTCCTGGCCCTGACCGACCACCCTGCCGTAGCAACCGAGGACGAGCGGGACGACGAGCTGGAGGCAGCCCGATGAGCAGCGAAACCGCCACCTCGACCGGTCGGGCGCCGACGGTCTACGTGCCCTCGTCGGAGGCGCTGGCGACGGTCCTCGCACCGGGTGCGCGACCGCCCCGGCCGAGCCCGCTGTCGGCCTCGCTGACCTTCAGCTGGCGGGCGCTGCTGAAGATCAAGCACGTGCCGGAGCAGTTGTTCGACGTGACGGCGTTCCCGATCATCATGGTGCTGATGTTCACGTACCTCTTCGGCGGCGCGCTCGCCGACAGCCCGCG is a genomic window of Micromonospora tarapacensis containing:
- a CDS encoding response regulator translates to MAAMAGAVTGPAHVTGPAATSGAGPVRVLIVDDDALVRAGLSMILGGTPDLKVVGEAADGSEVVRAVAACRPDVVLMDIRMPRLDGLAATETLRARPRPPEVLVLTTFDADEHVLRALRAGAGGFLLKDTPPVEIVRAVRRVAAGEATLSPTVTRMLIEHVTAGAAVDPGRERAARLLAGLTERERAVAVALGQGRTNAEIAAALFMSVATVKAYVSRLLTRLGLNNRVQVALLVHDAGLV
- a CDS encoding aldo/keto reductase, which gives rise to MRYRTIGTDPRTRREVSVLSLGAMLFGTRTDEATSYAILDRFVEAGGTFIDTSDNYAFWTNGGQGGESEELLGRWRRSRGVGDEIVIATKLGARPLAPGTSYLDNPEGLSAKVIRESAERSRERLGVARLDLLYAHIEDHQVPVSETVEGFAELVGEGTVGLLGASNHRAWRLERARALAAAAGLPGYEVLQYHRSYLASRLDGPSDLDQDGNVGAAGGDLTSYLRTEPGLTLVSYGSLLQGAYTRSDKPLGAAYDLPSAPVRLAALREVAEQTGATANQVVLAWLIGGEIPTVPLVGASSVAQLEESLGAVDLELTPEQRHRLDTAW
- a CDS encoding ATP-binding cassette domain-containing protein, which translates into the protein MSRRTGLAIEAEGLTRSFGETRALAGIDLEVPAGAVYGLLGPNGAGKTTAVRVLATLLRPDGGRARVFGHDVVAEADAVRARVSLTGQYASVDEDLTGTENLILLGRLLGLRKPAAQQRAEQLLAAFGLTEAAGRQVKKYSGGMRRRIDIAASILNTPDLLFLDEPTTGLDPRSRNQVWEIIRAVVAHGTTVLLTTQYLDEADKLASRIAVVDHGRVIAEGTPGELKSSVGSGTVHLRLRDPGQRPEAEEVLRAALGVPVQLEADPVAMTARVGGDGSDLDAGAQAARALGELSRAGIVVDDFSLGQPSLDEVFLALTDHPAVATEDERDDELEAAR